A genomic region of Capnocytophaga canimorsus contains the following coding sequences:
- a CDS encoding LacI family DNA-binding transcriptional regulator has protein sequence MKKRITIKEIAKELNVSISTVSKSLNNSPEISKETKELVKTFAKAHNYKPNSIALSLKNKKTKNIGIIIPEIAHDFFSTVVTGIEMIASQNGYNVITCFSNEMFEQEVKNIETLAESNVDGFIIALSKETQQRGDYHHLREVINQGFSLVMIDRVAQDIYCDKVIVDDAMASYKAVNYLIENGYRKIGMLTVPDYISIGNLRTKGYKNALSDAKLPIDENLILVIEDIQSDDIISNYFDQQQFDALLCSNEFLAVKAIRQAHNRKINIPEELGVIGFADGFLAQNSYPTLTAIDQHGLEIGKKATQMLIENIEGEKENSRTEIIKTSLIVRESTRAINIKP, from the coding sequence ATGAAAAAACGTATTACGATTAAAGAAATCGCTAAAGAGCTGAATGTAAGTATTTCTACTGTCTCAAAATCACTAAACAACAGCCCTGAAATCAGCAAAGAAACCAAAGAACTCGTAAAGACATTCGCAAAGGCGCATAACTACAAACCCAATAGTATTGCCCTAAGCCTAAAGAATAAAAAAACAAAAAACATAGGGATTATTATTCCAGAAATTGCTCACGACTTTTTTTCAACAGTGGTTACAGGCATTGAAATGATTGCCTCTCAAAACGGATACAACGTCATTACTTGCTTTTCAAACGAAATGTTTGAGCAAGAGGTGAAAAATATCGAAACCTTAGCCGAAAGCAATGTTGATGGTTTTATCATTGCTCTTTCCAAAGAAACACAACAACGAGGCGATTATCACCATTTAAGAGAAGTTATCAACCAAGGATTTTCTTTGGTAATGATTGACCGCGTAGCACAAGATATCTATTGTGATAAAGTCATCGTTGATGATGCTATGGCATCATACAAGGCAGTTAATTATCTGATTGAAAACGGATATCGAAAAATAGGAATGCTTACCGTACCCGATTACATCAGTATAGGGAATTTACGCACCAAAGGCTACAAAAATGCGCTTTCCGATGCCAAACTTCCTATTGATGAAAACCTCATTTTAGTCATTGAAGACATCCAATCCGATGATATTATATCCAATTATTTCGACCAACAACAATTCGACGCCTTACTATGCAGCAACGAGTTTTTAGCCGTTAAAGCCATACGCCAAGCCCACAACCGAAAAATCAATATCCCTGAAGAATTGGGCGTAATTGGGTTTGCAGATGGTTTTTTGGCACAGAATTCATACCCTACCCTAACGGCAATTGACCAACACGGACTGGAAATCGGAAAAAAAGCCACTCAAATGCTTATTGAAAATATCGAAGGAGAAAAAGAAAACTCCCGCACCGAAATTATCAAAACCTCTTTAATTGTGCGAGAGTCTACACGAGCAATAAATATAAAACCTTAG
- a CDS encoding SusC/RagA family TonB-linked outer membrane protein, which translates to MKSKNVYVLLSFLFAAMGAYAQQVVKGMVKDASGMELPGVNVVIKGTTQGTTTDFDGNYEITVSKGAVLEFSYIGYRTQTKTVSGSATPMIINIVMEEDLQQLDDVVVIGYGVAKKKDVTGSVNLVNEKDFNKAPAVNADQLLQGKVAGVQMTSAGGAVGEGQTIRVRGNGSLSLSSNPLIVIDGVPMNDGGVGGSRSIFNLVNPEDIESMTVLKDASSTAIFGSRAANGVIMITTKKGKAGQDMKINFNTSLSLQNVSDYVDVMSASQYRDLITSTGKANLIARLGTADTHWQKQIYQTAPMSNSTLSVSAGGVVPYRVSVGHSYADGVLRTDNFQRTTAKVTLTPSLLDNHLKLELNANGTFMKNRFAEKGAIGAAVGYDPTKPVYDPTSRYAGYSAWSDSVTGLLGGLAPLNPMAMLFLTDDNSKVYNFIGNLKADYKLPFFPEVIATVNVGLDHSNGKGDRIIDPRYPNSSSNFAGNHKVYDNKTTNKLFDAYLNYNNEVNNHNIGLMVGHSYQSFEFDNHETFYETFVNPGDNKETPKIDKSKNVLMSFFGRANYSYKDKYLLTATLRADASSKLAKEHRWGYFPSVALAWNIANENFLKENETVNELKLRLGYGEVGNVNGLGDYIFLTNYTRSTNGASYQFGDNFYQTYRPSVVNTDLRWEIGNTINAGIDFGFWQNRLTGTIDVYRKLTKDLIAPSTVDTFTNFGNEVNANIGNMENRGIEFGLSYTPFRTDDFRWTINYNVAYNENKLTKLPKVQDVGGIGGGTGNNIQRHQEGQIPFAFFVFQQVYDANGKPIENVFVDRNSDGVINDDDRYFYKSPFAPVTMGLTMDFNYKNWDLNIITRANIGNYVYNNTQSSLSQFEVATDREYLDNLMSNYNDTKFRELSGLGIKSDYFVENASFFKLDNITLGYTFPTTKYNIRLYGTMQNVLTLTKYKGLDPEVLVPDVIGVKHGIDTNFYPRPKTYLVGLSVNF; encoded by the coding sequence ATGAAAAGTAAAAACGTTTATGTTTTGCTTTCGTTTCTTTTTGCTGCAATGGGGGCTTATGCTCAACAAGTGGTAAAGGGAATGGTGAAAGATGCTTCAGGAATGGAACTTCCAGGTGTAAATGTTGTCATCAAGGGAACCACACAAGGAACGACCACCGATTTCGACGGAAATTATGAAATTACCGTGAGCAAAGGAGCTGTTTTGGAATTTAGTTACATTGGGTATCGTACACAAACAAAAACGGTAAGTGGAAGTGCAACCCCGATGATTATCAACATTGTTATGGAGGAGGATTTACAACAACTCGATGACGTTGTAGTTATTGGTTACGGTGTTGCTAAGAAAAAAGATGTTACCGGTTCGGTAAATTTGGTAAATGAGAAAGATTTTAACAAAGCACCGGCGGTAAATGCCGATCAATTGTTGCAGGGTAAAGTGGCAGGAGTACAGATGACCTCAGCAGGAGGGGCTGTAGGTGAGGGGCAAACCATCCGTGTGCGTGGTAATGGTTCGTTATCCTTATCTTCAAATCCGCTTATTGTAATTGATGGCGTGCCTATGAACGACGGAGGCGTTGGAGGATCACGTAGTATCTTTAATTTGGTAAACCCTGAAGATATCGAAAGTATGACGGTACTTAAAGACGCTTCATCAACAGCTATTTTCGGATCACGTGCCGCCAATGGGGTAATTATGATTACCACCAAAAAAGGAAAAGCGGGTCAGGATATGAAAATCAATTTCAATACGAGCTTATCTTTACAAAACGTAAGTGATTATGTAGATGTGATGAGCGCTTCTCAGTACAGAGACCTCATTACAAGCACCGGAAAAGCCAATCTGATAGCTCGTTTAGGAACGGCTGATACCCATTGGCAAAAACAAATCTATCAGACAGCACCAATGAGTAACAGCACTTTGAGTGTTTCGGCAGGTGGGGTAGTACCTTACCGTGTTTCTGTGGGGCATTCGTATGCCGATGGCGTACTTCGTACCGATAACTTCCAACGTACTACTGCCAAAGTAACATTGACACCAAGTTTGTTGGACAATCACCTAAAATTAGAGCTGAATGCTAACGGAACATTTATGAAAAACCGTTTTGCTGAAAAGGGTGCTATTGGTGCAGCCGTAGGCTATGACCCAACCAAACCGGTTTATGACCCAACTTCACGTTATGCAGGTTATAGTGCGTGGTCAGACTCGGTAACAGGGCTTCTCGGAGGTTTAGCTCCGCTTAACCCAATGGCGATGTTATTCCTTACTGATGACAACTCCAAAGTGTATAACTTCATCGGAAATTTAAAAGCCGATTACAAATTACCTTTCTTTCCTGAGGTAATCGCTACGGTGAATGTAGGGTTAGACCACAGTAATGGTAAAGGAGATAGAATTATCGACCCTCGCTACCCCAATTCGTCAAGCAACTTTGCAGGAAATCATAAAGTTTATGATAACAAAACCACTAACAAGTTATTCGATGCTTATTTGAATTACAACAATGAGGTAAACAATCACAACATCGGTTTGATGGTAGGGCATTCTTATCAATCTTTTGAATTTGACAATCACGAAACCTTTTATGAAACCTTTGTAAATCCGGGGGATAATAAAGAAACACCAAAAATTGATAAAAGCAAAAACGTGTTGATGTCTTTCTTTGGTCGTGCCAATTACAGCTACAAAGATAAATATTTGCTCACAGCAACACTTCGTGCTGATGCCTCATCTAAATTAGCAAAAGAGCATCGTTGGGGATATTTCCCATCGGTAGCATTGGCGTGGAACATCGCTAATGAGAATTTCCTAAAAGAAAACGAAACGGTTAATGAGTTGAAATTACGTTTAGGATATGGTGAAGTGGGTAACGTTAACGGATTAGGAGATTATATTTTCTTAACCAACTATACACGTAGTACAAACGGAGCTTCTTATCAGTTTGGCGATAACTTCTACCAAACCTACCGACCAAGTGTAGTAAACACCGACTTGCGTTGGGAAATCGGTAATACGATCAATGCAGGTATTGATTTTGGTTTTTGGCAAAATCGCTTAACAGGAACTATTGATGTATATCGTAAACTAACCAAAGATTTGATTGCGCCAAGCACTGTGGATACCTTTACCAACTTTGGTAATGAAGTAAATGCTAACATTGGTAATATGGAAAACAGAGGTATTGAGTTCGGACTTAGTTACACTCCTTTCCGTACCGATGATTTCCGTTGGACAATCAATTACAATGTTGCCTACAACGAAAATAAATTGACGAAACTTCCGAAAGTACAAGATGTAGGAGGTATTGGAGGTGGTACGGGTAACAATATACAACGCCACCAAGAGGGTCAAATTCCGTTTGCGTTCTTCGTATTCCAACAAGTGTATGATGCTAATGGTAAGCCTATTGAAAACGTATTCGTTGATAGAAACAGCGATGGAGTTATCAATGACGACGACCGCTATTTCTACAAATCACCATTTGCTCCTGTAACAATGGGATTAACGATGGATTTCAACTACAAAAATTGGGATTTGAACATTATTACACGTGCCAATATCGGTAACTATGTGTACAACAACACGCAATCTTCTTTAAGTCAGTTTGAAGTAGCTACCGACAGAGAGTACTTGGATAACTTAATGTCAAATTATAACGATACCAAATTCAGAGAACTTAGCGGATTGGGCATAAAAAGTGATTATTTTGTAGAGAATGCCTCCTTCTTTAAGTTGGATAACATTACTTTAGGGTACACATTCCCAACTACAAAATACAATATTCGCCTATACGGAACAATGCAAAATGTATTGACGCTTACTAAGTACAAAGGCTTAGACCCTGAGGTTCTTGTACCTGATGTTATAGGGGTTAAGCACGGTATTGATACAAACTTCTATCCTCGTCCGAAAACCTATTTGGTAGGTTTGAGCGTGAATTTTTAG